A window from Chitinophagales bacterium encodes these proteins:
- a CDS encoding metallophosphoesterase family protein, giving the protein MKKIGLLSDTHSYLDQKIFDHFKEVDEIWHAGDAGSIELLDTLKKFKPLRAVYGNIDNNSVRSEYPEDNRFTIEELDIWITHIGGYPGNYSSRVRNILQAKPPDIFICGHSHILRVMRDPKYKNMLCLNPGAAGIHGFHKIKTLLRFTLDKKKISNLEAIELGKRGEIIP; this is encoded by the coding sequence TTGAAAAAAATAGGATTACTCTCAGACACACACAGCTACTTAGACCAAAAAATTTTTGACCACTTTAAAGAAGTGGATGAGATTTGGCATGCCGGAGATGCGGGTAGTATTGAACTTTTAGATACACTAAAAAAATTTAAGCCATTACGAGCTGTTTATGGAAATATAGACAACAATTCGGTACGCTCCGAATATCCTGAAGACAACCGTTTTACCATCGAAGAATTAGATATCTGGATTACACACATTGGAGGCTATCCGGGAAACTACAGCTCCAGAGTAAGAAACATTCTGCAAGCTAAACCTCCCGATATTTTCATTTGCGGCCATTCGCACATATTGCGAGTAATGCGCGACCCAAAATACAAAAACATGCTTTGCCTAAATCCAGGTGCTGCGGGCATACACGGTTTTCATAAAATAAAAACCCTTTTGCGCTTTACACTCGATAAAAAAAAGATAAGCAATTTAGAAGCCATTGAATTAGGGAAAAGAGGAGAAATTATTCCTTAA
- the hpt gene encoding hypoxanthine phosphoribosyltransferase, giving the protein MNKQTENIVSLHDKQFSIFIEEEKILAAVKSVAEEINQAYEGKKPLLIPVLNGSFMFTADLAKFLNIDCEFSFIKASSYSGTNSSGSLQEKIGLSENISGRHVIIVEDIIDTGNTLARLLPEMELQLPASIKICSLLFKPKALKADLKVDFVGLEIPNDFIVGYGLDYDGLGRNLRNIYKIV; this is encoded by the coding sequence ATGAACAAACAAACCGAAAATATTGTTTCGCTGCACGATAAGCAGTTTTCAATTTTTATTGAAGAAGAAAAAATTTTGGCTGCCGTAAAATCTGTTGCAGAAGAAATAAACCAGGCATACGAAGGAAAGAAACCGCTTCTTATTCCTGTGCTAAACGGTTCGTTTATGTTTACTGCCGACCTCGCAAAATTTTTAAATATAGACTGTGAGTTTTCTTTTATTAAAGCAAGTTCTTATTCCGGCACAAACTCTAGCGGATCGCTCCAAGAAAAAATTGGTTTAAGTGAGAATATTTCGGGAAGGCATGTAATTATTGTAGAAGATATTATTGATACCGGAAATACTTTGGCTCGCCTTCTTCCTGAAATGGAATTGCAACTTCCTGCTTCTATTAAAATTTGCTCTCTTTTATTTAAACCAAAAGCGCTGAAAGCCGATTTAAAAGTAGATTTTGTGGGTTTAGAAATTCCTAACGATTTTATTGTTGGTTATGGTTTAGATTACGATGGCTTGGGAAGAAATTTGCGTAATATATATAAGATAGTATAA